gactaattttggtattttttgtagagacggggttttgctgtgttgcccaggctggtctcacccctgagctcaagtgatctgcccgcctcagcctctaaagtactgggattacaggtgtgagtcaccatgccctgctgaaatatacatatatatttttataaacctgGATTTTCACATTTCTGGCTTTCTTGACATATTGTTCTTGTCACTAGTATGTCTGCCACTCACACCTGAGCTCCTTGAGCACTGCGCTTCTTTGTACAGTGCGTCTTAATAAGCAGATATGTTATAAATGCCAGTTGTTGAGGTTGGGAGACACTCAGGGGCCAGGAGTGAAATGGTCTGGCCTCAGATGAACATGCACCACTGCTCAGCATGTGCAGCAGCTTGGAGATAATCTATCCAGTAGAGATTATCCAGATCTCTGCGACTGGACCTGAAGGCTTtgtgagagaaagaaatgtgATCCACGTCCTAAAGGGACAGGAGCAAACTATGAAATCAGGGGCTCATTAGGACTCTAGTTTCAACCTTGGCTGTATGTTGGGATCACCAGGGGAGCTTTAAAAGTAGcatctctggccgggcgcggtggctcatgcctgtaattccagcactttgggaggctgaggtgggcagatcacaaggtcaggagtttgagaccagcctggccaatatggtaaaaccccgtctctactaaaaatgcaaaaattagctgggtgtggtggcgagcgcctgtaatcccagctactcagaaggctgaggcaggagaactgcttgaatctgggaggctgaggttgcagtgaagtgagTTTGGATTGCAccacacagcctgggcaacagagtgagactctgtctcaaaaaaaccccaaaaagtaGCATTTCTGAGTTCCACCTCCAGAGCTTCTGATGTGATTGGTCTGGGGTGGATCCAGGCATTGGACTTGGAAAAGCTTTGTGGGTGATTCCAGTGCATAGCCAGAGTGGAAGCCTCTGCCTTTGAGGATGTTGGTTTTGAGATCTGAAGGAGCAGGGACCATCAGGTCTGCCGGGAGACAGTGAATGGGCTTCTCAGGTGTCTCTTAGATGGTATCAGGTATATCCTTGGAGGCCCCTGAGACTCACTTCTTTAACTCTTGCCCAGTTCATTGCTAGGGCAGGCATGGCACAAACTCAAAACTGGTGACTGCTATTGCTTTCTCATCTTGGAATCAACATTTTGATTGAAAAGGAGGGTCCCATCCCCTTTTGATTGAAAAGGTGGGTCTCATCCCAGACCAATCagatcagaatctctggaggtaGGACTCAGAGATGCTTCTTTTAAAGCTCCCCTGGTGATCCCAATGTATAGCCAAGGTTGAAACTAGAGTCCTAATGAGCCCCTGATTTCATCCTGATTTCATAATTTGCTCCTGTCTATTTAAGACATGGATTGTCCTGGCAGGTGAATCTACATGGACTCAAAAGTCTAAATTCTAGTTTGATATATTTTCTCTTGAAATGTGACTAATTCATTTCCTCTCACAGGTTCCTGACcacccccctcccctctcccccataTTGTACCTTGAtgttgccttttttcttttcagcaaaGTGAGTTGAATTCCTTCTTGTGGACCATTAAGCGAGACCCGCCATCTTACTTCTTTGGCACGATCCATGTCCCGTACACCCGAGTTTGGGACTTCATCCCCGACAACTCTAAGGAGGCTTTCCTGCAGAGCAACATTGTGTACTTTGAGTTGGACCTCACAGACCCCTATACGATCTCAGCTCTCACCAGCTGTCAGATGCTGCCGCAGGGCAAGAACCTCCAAGATGTGCTCCCCAGGGACATCTACTGCCGCCTCAAGCGCCACCTGGAGTATGTCAAGCTCATGATGCCCTTGTGGATGACCCCAGACCAGCGCGGCAAGGGACTCTATGCAGACTACCTCTTCAATGCCATTGCCGGAAACTGGGAGCGCAAGAGGCCTGTCTGGGTGATGCTTATGGTCAACTCGCTTACTGAAGTGGACATTAAGTCCCGTGGGGTGCCTGTCTTAGACCTGTTCcttgcccaggaggctgagcggCTGAGGAAACAGACTGGGGCAGTGGAAAAGGTGGAAGAGCAGTGCCATCCATTGAATGGGTTGAACTTTTCACAGGTAAGACTCTCTTTGCATAAAAGACTTGGTGGTGTTTGGTTGTATGGGTGAATCTGCTGAGTTTCCGGGCAGGTGATGGACCACGGGCACAGCTTGTCTAGAAATTGTCTTTGCTCAAAAATGCTTTTCTGGAGGTTAGAAAATAAGCCAAGTGGTCAGTTATATCACTTATTTGAGTATTGCCaagaaagaaaatcttgtttTTTCTTATCATTACAACAAAtactgtgtgcttttttttttttttttgagatagtctcactctgtcacccaggctggagtgcagtggtaccatctcagctcactgcaacctctgccctctggattcaagcaattctcctgcctcagcctccctagtagctgagattacaggtgtgtgctaccatgcccaactactttttgtatttttagtagagacggggttttgccatattggccaggctggtcttgaactcctgacctcaagtgatccgcctgcatcagcctcccaaagtactgggattacaggtgtgagccactgtgcccggcccatactGTGtgcttttaaatgcattttagttCAGATCCTTCATTAAAAAGATGCTTTGAGAGGTTGTGGACATGTGGATGCCACACTGGTTGTCACAGGGCGTGGCCTGGTTTGAAAGTGATACTGGCCATTGCTGTTTTCGGTGACAGCAGTTTCTTTGAGGTCACTACTGTCCCTCTTCAGGTCACTGCCCCAGGACAGTTCCTTTCCTAGGCAGAGTTATGCTCCTCTTACCCATGGTTTAAGGATCCTACCCCAGGGCACTGGAATTTAGGTTAATGTTCAAGAAGTTGCTTCTTCAATTCTCATAAGTAATACTTTATTAAAGTGCTGTGGTTTAGTTGTTTCCATGAAAGTTGTTTAAAGTGCATTAGATACTTCTGGAGACCAATGGGAGCTTTGCAATATGAAATAAAGTGATCTTGTTTTGTAAATGTTCTCATTGGGTTGCCTTGAGGTTTTGTTCCTCAGAATTTGAGATTACTGTTAATCCAAATAGCTCAGCCTTAGCAGATCTTGACATACTGAACTAAGGTTGTTATTTAAAAGCTGTAAGGACATGTAACAGCCTAAAAATAATGTTCCTGAGTTGATAATGATATCTTTAGGGAATTTATCTTGCTAAAATTCTATAATATTAATAAGTACTCAGATGCTATTCTATATGCTATAGTATTTGTTTGGCACACTAAGATTTATAGATAAGATAAAGGATCATTATTAATTGTCTGCATTGATCTCCTGGGAAAAATGTTCTTGCATTATTATGGAAACCCAAAGAGCCAATGTTATAACCTTTTCaatgtctacatttaatataatattttcaaaaagaaaggtGCTTTGATTTGAAGGTTTATTGATTTTGACCGAATGGGTTTGAAACTGGTGAGCATTTAAATCTGAGCCAAAGCCTTCTTTCGTACTCccaattggggaaaaaaagatttggaaGTAAAATGTTAGCTCAAGCAATGTATCTCTGAAGGAAGGGGTGCAACACCGTCTCTTAAGATAACATATTTCAGAGTTATTTTAGAGCACAATAATTATAGACTACAGTGTCATGTTGATTTTATAACACATTCTTAGGGTTTATATAGGTGTTTAAGATGTATAAACTAATTTCTTATAAGACCTTGAGGTTAAACTAGCAAGGTAGAGTTGTTTAAATTTAGGAGGAAAGCATGACTTGTTcttaagagtctttttttttcatgtaacttCCCCGTGTTTCCTTTCTAGAGATAAACAGTAAAATACAACCTGAGTATACAGCtcaatgacttttttctttttttgagacagtgtctcactctgttgccaggctggagtataatggcgcgatctcagctcactgtagcctctgcctcccaggttcaagtgatcttcctgtctgggattacaggcacctgccaccatgcctggctgatttttgtatttttagtagagatggggtttcaccacgttggccaggctggtcttgaacttctgacctcaattgatcttcctgcctcagtctcccaaagtgctgcgattacaggtgtgagccaccatgcctggcctcagtgtATGACTTTCAGccatcacttaacttctctgaactttagtttcctcatctttccaatggggataataatacttgCCCTACCATCCTGTTATCAGAAGCAAATAAAAGCAGGAAATTGGAAAGCACTTCATAAATATTATAAGATATAAGCAGAAGGGAGTGAATATACAGTGCCTACTATGAGACAGTCCTCactgataattttatatttaactttcaaACTTCTCAAGATGAGTGGAATCATTGATTTTGCATAGggaaattgtttttcttcttggtttCCCATAGACATGATTTTTTCAAAGAAGTTAAAGGAAAAGAGGACAAAAGCATAAAACAGAAGGGCTAGCAGAGGTTGCAAATAAGAGGCATATGGGCTGAATCTGGCTCGCAGTTCTGTTTTATGTGgttagcatattttcttttcttttttaatgactaagttgacaatatttaaaaattgagaaatatcATATGGAGAACAGCCTGGATTCTCTTGAGCCCTCAGAGGATCTGGAGTACTGGGGCCATGCTCCCACATAGCAGCAGTTGGCTGGACTGAGCACTGGCCGCCCCCTTTAGACGGGGCCAATATTGTCTTTCCAATTTGGCCGGGGTCCCCACTCCTCCCTATTGCCTTTCGCCTAGCCCTCTTGACTTCTTTTAACTCATCTGCCTGGCCCCTGTAGGCCTTGTGGCTCTTGGTTTGTGGGGTGTAGGTCCCTGAATCTAACTGAAGTCTGGCAACAGGTTAGGACCCTGACGTGGATGCCTGGATTTGATCTTGTCATCTCAGGGCAGACATCATCCTTACCCCTCAGTATTAAATCAAGTTATGACTCCTGTTCTCTTTCACATAAAGTTCATGCCTGCTTGGTACTGCCAGCTGCATTGGCGTTCCCTATGTGAAGAAAGCACATAGCTTGGACCTGGAGGTTCAGCAGAGTGGGCTCAGCAGGGTGGTGTCTCACTTCCCCTCTGTCTGCACAGGTAGGTTCCCCTAGAGAAATGGTCTTGCCAAATCCCATCTCCATGTTCATACATCACCAGCCATCTATGGATAGGCTCTAGGCATGGGGAATCGCAATGCCTGCTCTGCCCATCTAAGCATAGGACTCTCCTGTCCACTTCCCCACCAATGGATTGGATGTCATGGTGGGGTGGGACGGAAATCTGTGAAAGCTCTGGTCTCCTGCATTGGAATCTGTCCTTTAGGACCCAGTCACATCTTGGCTTGGGCTCTTTTTTGTCATATCCTTAAGTGAACATGAATATAGCCAACAATTCTGGAGTTTCCCTGTGCTTTCCACATGCAAAGCCTGCATCTTTAGGCTTTCAACATCCTAAGAGGCAGTTAATTGGATGTAAAAGTCCTTTTGCAAACCCCAGAGTTGATGCTGAGGTGTTCTTATCTGAATTGCGATTGTGCAAAGCGTCACTTCTTTGTTATTGTTTGCTCCTGCCAATAGGTGGCACTAACATATTTCGTATTTGCCTTTTTGGCTGTCACTCTTTTGTACTTTCCAGTAGGATGGTTACTGCCAGTTCTTGCTCTTCAGTACCCTAACAACTCACTCTCTCTGCTGAAAAGCCCCCCTTTTCCCCCCACAGTGCAACCTTCAGTAGTGGTTTGGGTTCAGTGGACATACTTCCAGATTGTATGAaactgcaattcttttttttttttttttttttttttgagacggagtcttgctctgtcacccaagctggagtgcactggccagatctcagctcactgcaagctccgcctcctgggttcacgccattctcctgcctcagcctcccgagtagctgggactacaggcgcccgccacctcgcccggctagttttttgtattttttagtagagacggggtttcaccatgttagccaggatggtctcgatctcctgaccttgtgatccgcccgcctcggcctcccaaagtgctgggattacaggcttgagccaccgcgcccagctgaaacTGCAATTCTTGAGTTACAGTTTTGGGGTGTTGGAGAAGATGGGGACTTTGTTCTTTGGAGCAAGTTGTCTTTAGTTTGGTCGGTCGCCTAATACAAGAAACAAATGGCTCCAGGATGATTCTCTGGAAAGGTCCAGGGCAGAGTGGAGTGGTGGAGGCAGCCCCGCTCCCCAGGAGCCCTGTGGtctggctgaggaggaagggcAAATTCCTAGAAGGATGCCACCTCTCTCAGCCTGTGGTTATTAAGGGCTAGGTGGATGCTGGAGGGGTGAGAGCTAGGGAGGTGCTAGCTGGCCTGAGGAAGACTCCTATGGAGGAAGGGGTCAGATTCTTTGAGGATGGGTTGGCCTGCCAGGCCTAAGGGAGAGGATCCCGGGGATACCATATGGTGCCTTGTTTTGTACTTTGCAGGTTTCTGCATATTCTTACATCAGTGCCGTGGGTCTTAAGAACAACCCTTGAGGCTAGGAGGTCTCTGTTCctagaggccaaggcaagagtgTGGGGGGTCAGCCAGCAGAGGTCACTGGGGATGGTTTCTGCTGGAATAACCTGGGAGAGGCCCATCTGGAGGCAGAGGGTGGGCCGGCCTGGGGTCACAGAAAGAGTTAGTGCAGGACAGGCCTAGGCTCTCAGATCTCCTCTTTCTAATCCAGCTCTGCCTCTGAGTGTCATGTGGGACCTCTATTGATTTCAGTGGGGATGGCACTAGGTTCAAAAGGtggaagaagagacccagagccagcaaatGAGACACAGGGTTTATTGAGAGGACTGACTTACAGGGTGATCCAGTGGCAGTGGGCTGGACAGGAGAATCCCAATCGCTTGTAAAAAACATGCAGTTGATAAATCACCTTCACTTAACACCTGCTCCTACATGGCAATCCTCATTTAACTCAAAGCAAAGTGGATTTGCTTTGAGTTAACTTTGTCCCTGAATGGCTGGCTGTGAAGCTCCTGGGCTCCTAGACGCAGACTTCAGCTCTGTTTCCCCCGGCACAGGTCCTGCTCAGGACTTGAGCCGTCTTTCCTTTTATGGCCACTTTTTATTTGGGACACATTTCTTAAGAACTCAGTGCAGGCGAGGCACTCTTTCTAATTTTGGGGATTCAAAGACAAAACAAGTGTTGACCCTGCCTTCCCTTGGCTCTGGGCTGCCCCTCTAAAGGCCAAAGCAAAccgaaaaaaaaagaataggtatttttgtacctatttttGCACAGGTACCTGGATGCCACACATGCTGCTGGGGTTCTGTCCATGTTGTGGCTGTGTCTGACCCTGCCCAGCTGCTTTTGGGGTCCAAAGAGAGGCACTTCAAGGGGACCGCAGCCTAGTTTCTGCCTCAtatccctgcctcctgccctggtGAGCTACGCTGGCAGGAGAGAGCTCCTTTGAAACCCTGGCAGCCAGCTCTTCCTTGACACCTGCTTGGTGGATCAGCCCAAGGACAGGTCCAGAATTTAGGAATAACTCCCAGCATGTCTCCACGCGAGAAAAAGTGAGAACGTGAATTCTCCATCCCTCCTCCAAAGATTACACCTGCCAGGTAGGGGTAGTTGAGGCAGAGTCTACCCCATTtgggggagaggaagaaggacCAGGAGACAGGTGGGACTGGGGCCAAGTTGTTATCTGGGATCCTCCAAGGAGTTGGTTAAGGTGTTGGGGTCAAGGGCTCCATGGCCCAGGGACAGAGGAAGTGGGGGCTGCCCTGGACCCCGAGGTGGTTACTGGTGGTATAGCATCATGTCATGCCACGGGTATTAGGGTGCTTCTTCTCTGTATTCTTTTGCTCTGTCCCTCCTGACACTTTTTGTGCTGTCCTACCTTCCTGAACTCTTCATGAGGCTCTTCCCTTTGCATTCACAGTCATTTAGAGCTTAAAAGGGAGCGTCAGCAAGAGCTGCAGAATCATAAAATGAGGAATCCTAGCAGGAGAGACCTCATTAGCCTCTCAACTCTCAGGTGAGAACTGCAGCTCACACTGAGTCTCTGATCTTGCAGGTCCTTTGGGCAGGTGAGGTTGTTTATCGCTGAGCAGAATACAGGTAGGTGGGTTGCTGCTGCCTGACTTTGGGGGAAAGGACAGCTCTGGGATGCTCTGTGCTCTCTGGGGCTTCCGTGCTGTCTGGAGAGGC
This region of Rhinopithecus roxellana isolate Shanxi Qingling chromosome 17, ASM756505v1, whole genome shotgun sequence genomic DNA includes:
- the TRABD2A gene encoding metalloprotease TIKI1 isoform X3 codes for the protein MSPWSWFLLQTLCLLPTGAARRRGAPGAANCELKPQQSELNSFLWTIKRDPPSYFFGTIHVPYTRVWDFIPDNSKEAFLQSNIVYFELDLTDPYTISALTSCQMLPQGKNLQDVLPRDIYCRLKRHLEYVKLMMPLWMTPDQRGKGLYADYLFNAIAGNWERKRPVWVMLMVNSLTEVDIKSRGVPVLDLFLAQEAERLRKQTGAVEKVEEQCHPLNGLNFSQVIFALNQTLLQQESLRAGSLQIPYTTEDLIKHYNCGDLSSIILSHDSSQVPNFINATLPPQERITAQEIDSYLRRELIYKRNERIGKRVKALLEEFPDKGFFFAFGAGHFMGNNTVLDVLRREGYEREE